TCTGGGTCGAAAATGTTGCAGAGAAAAGCATCGTTTGTGGTTTGCTTGTCACACCAGACATGATCTTCTCAATAGCTGAAATAAAGCCCATGTCGAGCATTCGATCCGCTTCATCAAAAACCAAAAACTCTAAGTTGGCTAAAGAAACATTGTTCAACTCTAGGTGCTCAATCAAGCGTCCTGGTGTCGCAACCAAGATATCAACACCACTTTGCAGTGTTTTTTCTTGCGATGACATCTTCGCGCCACCATAAACGGCAACCGTTCGCAGATCTGTATATTTGGTATAGTCTTGAATGTTTTGCGCTATCTGAGCGGCCAACTCACGTGTTGGCGCCAAAATGACTGCTCGAGTCTGATGACGATTGGCGCTTTTTGGCTTATCAAGAATGTTCTGAATAATCGGCAATGCGAACGCCGCTGTTTTACCAGTACCCGTTTGTGCATTCGCGAGAATGTCATGACCACGACGAGCCAAGGGAATCGCTTTTTGCTGAATTGGGGTTAACTTCTCGTAACCACATTCTACTAATGCCTTAACGACTTCTGGTGAAAAATTTTGTGATGCAAATGACATTACTTGTTCCTAACAAACGACCGTACCATGCGATGTACCCGCATGACCAAAAACTTGACCGCGTATTATAGAGCAAGTGACGATAGGATGGGACAAATTTTATTTATTTGTTGCTTAACCCCAAGCAGTCCCACTCCTCTACCATCAATACATTTACATACCTTTTATCTCAACACGTCGATTTTGTTGTCGTCCTGCAGAGTTAGCATTGCTTGCTATCGGTTGCTTCTCCCCATAACTTACCGCTTCGATTTTCGAGCTATCAACTTGATTGTCTACAAGAAAACCTTGCACGGTAAGGGCACGTTTCATACCCAGAGTAAAGTTATAGGCATCACTGCCGTAAGAGTCGGTGTGACCTTCCAAAAGGATATTGTTCTCCGTATCACGTATCGTCTCTAACATCGCGTCCAACACGGTTATTGACGCGGGCGTTAACCTTGCACTGTCAAACTTAAAGTAGATCCGCCCGCTCATATCGGTTTGATCCCCTTGCGAAACAAAATACTCTGCGCAATCTTTGTTGATACCGATATTGTTAAGTTCAGACTTAATCAGCTCTTCTGTCGCTAAAGTACCTTCACCTTCGATACGCAACATCCCGCCTTGCAGGACCGAAACTCGCTTTGACTGTTGAACGGTCACTTGCTTTTTGACACTAAAGTCAGACTTGCCACAAACACTCACTAAATCGTCATTTGCCCAACCACTCGCTGACGCCAACAAAGATAGCGCACACACGATGCATGTATTGTTGATTTGCTGATTCATATTTCATCCTTGTCTTATTTTAAGTGGCCGATTTCTTCCGTTATCAAAGAAAACAACTTATCGGTAATCTGTTTTTTGTTTTGCGCATAAAGGATATTTTCACTTCCCACACAACGGTCTAACGCTTTGTTGGTTTCACCCTCTTTGTAGTCAAACCCTATTAAGTAGAGAGTTGTATCGATATTGCCGGACGAGAGCCCACCTTTGATCACTTCACAAAGTTGATGATTGATAATCAAATTTTGTCCGATCTGCCAATATCCACTTTGCCCTTCATCTGCATACTTTGG
This window of the Vibrio panuliri genome carries:
- a CDS encoding OmpA family protein, giving the protein MNQQINNTCIVCALSLLASASGWANDDLVSVCGKSDFSVKKQVTVQQSKRVSVLQGGMLRIEGEGTLATEELIKSELNNIGINKDCAEYFVSQGDQTDMSGRIYFKFDSARLTPASITVLDAMLETIRDTENNILLEGHTDSYGSDAYNFTLGMKRALTVQGFLVDNQVDSSKIEAVSYGEKQPIASNANSAGRQQNRRVEIKGM